The Gemmatimonas sp. genomic sequence GCCGACGCGCTGCGCGAGATCATGGCCGAGTTCACACGCATCCGGGAAACACCGGTGAGTGAAGCGGAGCTGTCGCTAGCCGTGTCGTATCTCGTGGGGGTGTTTCCCATTCGCTTCGAAACCACGGCCGAGGTGGCCGGGGGGATGGCGAACGTGGAGATCTTCCGCCTGCCCAGCAATTACTTCGATACCTATCGCGAGCGCGTGGCGGCGGTGACGGCCGATGACGTGCTGCGCGTGGCCCGCACGCATCTGGACCCCTCGCGGCTGCAGGTGGTGGTGGTGGGCGATGCCAACGCCATCCGCGAGCCGGTTGCTGCACTGGGGTTGGGTCCCATCACGGTGTATGATCCGCTCGACGACGATCGCGTGGACGCGGTCTGACCGATCGTGCGTCGTTCACCGGTTGCTTGCTCGTTCCTTCGCCCCCACGTTCCCCTCTCGTGACGCCAGCTCGGAAGTCTCCGCCCGCTTCGCCCAGCACGGTCACCCGGAAGGTGGCCACGACACCGACAGCGCCGCCGGCCAAGAAGGTGGCCAAGAAGGTGGCCAGGAAGGTGGCCAGGAAGGCGGCCAGGAAGGCGGTCAGGAAGGCCACGCCGGCGAAGCCACCCAAGTCGGAGCTGTACGAAGTGCGGCGCTCGCGCATTCAGGGACGCGGCGCGTTCGCGATCAAGCCCATTCGCAAGGGACAGATCGTGGACGAGTACTGGGGACAGCGCATCACCCACGAGGAAGCCGACCGTCGCTACGACGACAACGAGGGGCGGCATCACACGTTCCTCTTCGTGCTGGACGAGAACACGGTGCTCGACGCCCGCTTTGGCGGGAACGACGCGCGGTTCATCAATCACTCCTGTGATCCGAACTGCGAGACGGAGATCGAGCGGGGGCACATTTACATCAAGGCCATCAAGGCCATCGCCCCCGAAACCGAGCTCACGTACGACTACCGCTTCGACTGGCAGGACGAATACGAGCCGGAGGACATCCGGTATTACGCCTGCCGCTGCGGTTCGAAGAAGTGTCGCGGCACGATTCTGCGGGTGCCGGTTTATCTCAGGAAGACGGCGCGCGAGTGGTTGGCGGGGAACGACGTGAAGAAGCCCAGGAAGCCGGTGCGCAAGCGGACGGCCACGCAGGCGGCCGATCATCATGTGCTGCACCCGCACGTCGCCGAACGGCACGCCACGAGAAAGCGCCGGTGAGCGAACCCGGCAAGGTAGGCGGGACGCGCGTCTATCATGGCCGCATCATCTCGGTCGATCTCGACGAGGTGCGCTTTCCCGATGGGTCGGTTGGCACACTGGAGATGATTCGCCACCCGGGCGCCAGCGCGGTGGTGCCGCTGCTCGGTGATTCCGGAGACGACCCGGAGGTGCTGCTCATTCGGCAGTACCGATATGCCGCCGAGCAGTTTCTGTACGAGATCCCGGCGGGACGGCTCGACCCCGGGGAAAGCCCAGCCGACTGCGCTCGGCGAGAGCTGCAGGAGGAAACCGGGTACACGGCAACGTGTGTCGAACAGCTGTTCACCATGTACACGACTCCCGGCTTCACGGATGAGAAGATCCATCTCTTCGTGGCGACGGGGCTCGTGCCCGGTGAGGCGCATCGCGAGGCCGACGAGTTCATGGAGCTGGTGCCGACCCGGTTGTCGCACGCCCTCTCCATGATCGAGCGGGGGGAGATCCAGGACGCCAAAACGGCACTGGCCCTACTGTATGCGGCAGGCTTTCGTCTCAGCTGAGCACAAATGTCGCGGGTGGCGTCCACTTTTCTGGACAGGAATCTCCGGAAAGGGACGCTCGAGCGGACAGGGGGTACAGCGGTGATGCGGGGAGCAGAACAGTAAATCGTTGTTATGCAACGGTTTGCGGGAGAATGTTCCAGAAGGTTCCCCGCGGCATGCCCCGTGCGATATCCCCTGGTGTGCGCCAACATGATCTGCCGGGTCGTCCGGCGGTCTGGTTACCGCACCGCGCGTTGTCTCTCGCGCGTCACCGCTGGCGCTCTGCCCAATGGCAGGAGGGCTCGACCCATGGCCGATCTGGCTCGTACGAAACTGACATCGCACTCCACCCCCGCCGTGCCGGTGCGGGAGCACCTGCGCACGCTCGAGGACGGGGACGTGGTGTCGGCGTTCCTCGGCGGAGAGGAGCGGGCGTTCGAGGAGCTTGTCGACCGCTATCAGGGCCGTCTGCTGAACTTCGTGTATCGCACCATCGGCGACCGCGATCGCGCCGAGGACCTGGTGCAGGAAGTGTTCATCCGGGTGTATCGCCATATCGGTCGTTTCGACCGATCGAAGAAGTTCAGCACCTGGATCTACACCATTGCGTCCAACCTGGCGAAGAACGAGCTGCGCAACCGGTCGCGCAATCCGTTGGTTCTGTTCCAAACCATCAAGGCGAAGTTCGAGGACGAGGAGCGGCCGTTGCAGTTCGAGGACGTGACCTCGCGTCCCGACGACCTGTTCCGGAAGCGTCACCTGCGCGACATGGTGGAGCAGACGGTGGGGCAGCTTCCGGCTCACCACCGTGAGGTGTTCGTGCTGCGCGAGCTCGAGGGGAAGAGCTATGAGGAGATCGCCGACATCACTGGCGTGAATCTGGGTACGGTGAAGTCGCGGCTGAACCGCGCGCGAACGGCCTTTGCGGATATCATCGCGCCGTTGGTGAGGTAGGTAGGGGCGCTATGCGCCCCTCTCGTGACAAGGGAGGGGGCAGGGAGAAGGGAGCAGGGATAGAGGTGGGGGCCGGCGCGTTGCGCCGGCCCCTTTTCCGCATTCCCCCTGCCTCCTGCCTCCTGCCTCCTGCCCTGCAACCACCCGCGAGGCCAATTGCGCTGTCCGCTCCGCGGTCGTATTTCCTGCGTGACCGTGGCCGAGACCGGCGCGGGGTCGGGGATCCCCCCGGAACCGCTCCGGTCCCGCTGGGTACCTTCGCCTGCACGCACTCTCCGCAGGTTTCCGCCTCATTCCGATGGACTGCAAGCTTTTCCGCACACACCACCTCGCGTATCTCGACGATACGCTGCCGGGTGACCTGATGGCGCAGGCGCAGGGCCATGTTCTGGCCTGCGACCGCTGCGCGGCACACGACACCCTGGTTCGACGCTCCCTCATGGTGGCGCGCAGCATGCCCATGCTCGAGCCCAGCGCCCAGTTCCAGTCGCGGCTGCAGGCGCGACTGGCCGAGTGTCGGGCTGAGCGGGAGGCCAACGCGAGCTCGGTACGCGAACAGCGCGCGGTGGCGCTCCCCAATGGCCGACTGGTTTCCCCATCACGCACCGCCCTGGCCATGGCTGCCAGTGTCGTGATTGGCGCCCTGGCGCTGCAGGCGCTGCGCGAGAATCGCGCGCCCACGCTGGCCATGCAACCGGTCCTGGCCATGCCACCGGTTCCTGTGGCGTCGGCTCCGTACCTCACGCCCGCGCTGCTCCAGGCGATGTCCACCGGCAACCCGGTGTGGCCGGCGGCGATGATCGTGGAAGATGCGCCGGTTGGTTTCATCAACGCCGAATACCGCTTCGCCGAACTGCGCTGAGACACAGGGACCACAGGGTCCCTGTTATTTTTTGCGGATGCCCCCGAAGTCATCCGCGACGCCCCCGAAGGAAAGCTCTCCGCTGCGTGTGGTGCAGGCGGCGGTGCAGTCGCGGCAGTTCGCGCCCGTGTACTATCTGCATGGCGACGATGACTACCTGAAAGACGGCGCCCTGCACGATCTGCTGCAGGCGGCCATCGACCCGTCGACGCGCGACTTCAACCTGGAGCAGCGACGCGGCAGCGACCTCGACGCGGAGAGCGTGGCCAGCCTGCTCACCACGCCACCCATGCTGGCGGAACGGCGTGCCGTGGTGCTGCGCGACGTCACCGGACTCAAGAAAGCGGCGCGGGCCCAGCTCGACCGATATCTCGAACGCCCCGCCGGCGACACGCTACTGCTGCTCGTCTCCCCCGCCGGCACCAAGGCCGATGGCGCGCTGCTGCACGCCAGCGTCCCGCTCGAATTCGCGCCGCTCACGCCGGAACGGGTGCGCCGCTGGATCACGCATCACGCCACGACGGTGCTGCAGGTCGACATCGCCGATGATGCGGCGCAGCTGCTGCAGCAGGCGGTGGGCAACGACCTGCATCTGCTGGCGGCGGAGCTCGACAAGTGCGCGAGCTACGAGCTGGGTCTTCACGAGGCGGGGGTGCCCAGTGGCAGCGCGACCCGCGCGATGATCGGGGTGGAGGCCGTGGCGGCGGTGGTGGGCGTGCGTCGGGGGGAGACGGTCACCGACCTGCTGGATGCCGTGGCGCGCCACGACGCCCAGGCGGCGGTGGCCTTGGTCCCGCACGTGCTCAGTCAGCCCAAGATGTCCGCCGTACAAGTGGTGATGATGCTGGGCACCCAGGCTTTTGCGTTGAGCTTCGGTCGCGCGCGCCGCGATGCGGGCGTGCCCACGCCGCGGCTGCCGCAGGAATACTTCGCCTTTCTCAAGGATACGGGCGGCTACCCCGGACGTCCGTGGGGAGAAGCCGCGTCGGCATGGACCAAGGCCACCGATGGCTGGAGCGCCGAGGCCTGCGCCCGCGCGCTGGCCCTGTTGCTGGAGGCGGATACGGCACTCAAGGACACGCGGGTGTCGAACGAAGAGCAGCTGCTTACGTCGCTCGTGTTGGCGCTCTGCGCCACACGGTCGCGACGGGCCGCGTAACGAGGAATGATGAGGACATCCATGACGCAGCGGTTCACGCTGACGGCGATCTTGCTGGCCGTCTTCGCCCCCGGCATGCTGCCGGCCCAGTCACCGGCGCCGTTGCCGGCGTCGGCGATCTCGCCCGCCATGGACCGGGCGGTGGCGCGGGCCCGCGCCGCCGTGGACAACGGCGACGGGGCGGATGCGCGCGCGCTGCTCGACTCGCTGGTGACCGCGGCGCCCAGTGGCAGCAACGATCTGGCGGAGGCGCTCTTCTGGCGCGCTACGCTCGCCGAACGGGTGAGCGACGCCGAGCGCGATTGGAAGCGCCTCGTCATTGACGCCCCGCTCGCGCCGCGCGCGACCGACGCCCTGTTGCGCCTGGGCGAACTGGAGATGCTGCGCGGGCACCCGGCGGACGCGCGCACGTATTTCGCGCGCGTGGTGCGCGAGTACCCGGCGGGTCCGGCCAAGGCGCGCAGTCAGCTGTGGATTGCCAAGAGCTGGGTGGCGCAGCGCGACCTGCCACGTGCCTGTGTCGCGCTTGCCGAGGCGGCCGCCACCGGCGTGCCCGACGGTGAGCTGCGCCTGCAGGCCGAAGAGATGGGGCGGCCGTGCGCCACCGTCGACCGCAAGCTCATTGCGCGCGCGCAAGCCGAAACGGGCAACGCGGCGGCGTCCGCGGCTACCGCTACCGCTACCACCTCGTCCGCGCCCGCGCCGGTAGGGTCGGCCGCGGCAGTAGCACCGGCCGCAGCTCCGGCCGCGTCGTCGGTGCCCGCGAACGCCCGCTACAGTGTGCAGCTGGCGGCTTTCGATACGCGCCCGGAAGCCGAGGCGAGCGTGCGCCAGCTGGGGGCGCGGCAGATCGATGCCCGGGTGGACGGCGAACGCAAGCCGTTTCGCGTGCGGAGCGGCTATTTCGCCACGCGCGCCGAAGCGACCGCCGCACTGGCGCGCTTCAAGCGCGCGGGGTTCAACGGCTTCGTGGCGGAGCTCGTGAAGTGACCAGTGGTGGCAGCGGCAGTGCCACGCCGCTCATGCAGCAGTACCGGGAGATCAAGGCGCGGCATCAGGACGCGATCCTGTTTTTCCGCATGGGCGACTTCTACGAGATGTTCTACGACGACGCCGAGGTGGCGTCACGCGCCATCGGGCTGACGCTGACCTCGCGCAACAATGGCGGGGCCGCCGAGGTGCCGCTGGCGGGGATCCCGGTGAAGGCGGCGGCCGAGTACCTGCGGCGGCTGGTGCAGCAGGGGCATCGCGTGGCGATCTGCGAGCAGGTGGAGGACCCGAAGCTCGCCAAGGGCATCGTGAAGCGCGAAGTGATCGAAACGATCACGCCGGGCGCCGTCTTTGCTGACGACCTGCTGGATGGCGCCCGCGCCAACTACGTGTGTGCGGTGGCCATGGGGCGCGACACCGTGGGCAAGCAGGGTGGACGCGACGGCGAGCGGGCGCGCGAGCAGATTGGCGTGGCCGCGGCGGATCTCTCCACCGGCGAGCTGCGCCTGTTTCTGGTGACGGCGGCCGATGCCTCGGCCGTACTGGCGCGGCTGGCGCCGCGCGAACTGCTGCTGGTGCGCAACGTGGCCCACGCGGAGCTCGACGGCGCGCTGCGGGTCGTGGAGGGCGCCCTCGTCACGGAGCGCGAAGGGTGGGAGTTCGACGCCCAACTCGCCACCGACGAGCTCATGCGGCAGTACGCGATCGGCAGCCTCGAAGGGTTCGGACTTGGCGTCGAGGATGCGGCGGTCGTGGGAGCGGCCGGCGCGCTCCTGCGCTACCTGCGGGAGTTACAGCCCGGCGGATTACCGCATCTGGCGCGGCCGGTGGTGGAGCGTCCCGGCGGCGTGATGCCGCTTGACGAGATGACGCGGCGCAATCTCGAGCTGGTGGAATCGCTGCGCGGCGGTGAGGTGGCGGGCACGTTGCTGAGCGTGCTCGATCGCACGACCACCCCCATGGGGCAGCGTCAGCTGCGGCAGTGGCTGCTGGCCCCGCTGCTCGAACGGGATGCCATTGAAGCGCGCCTCGACGCCGTGATGGTGCTGGTCCGCGACCCGGTGGGGCGCGCCACCCTGCGCGATGCGCTCGACGGCGTGCGCGATGTGGAGCGATTGGCCAGCAAGGCCGCGGCGGGGCGCGCCACGCCGCGCGAACTGCGGGCGCTGGGTGACTCGCTGGCGCGGTTGCCGCAGGTGGCCGCCGCGGTGCACGCGGTGCTGGCGCACGCCAATCAGGGTGGCGCGAATGGCGGCGTGCTGGCCCGCATGCTGCACGACTGGGACGATGGCGCGGACTGTGCTGCGCAGCTTACGCGCATGCTGGTGGCCCGTCCGCCGCTCCTGATCGGCGATGAGGACACCATTGCGCCGGGGGTGGACGCGGCGCTCGACGAGCTGCGCGCGTTGCGTGATGGCGGCAAGGATGC encodes the following:
- the holA gene encoding DNA polymerase III subunit delta, with amino-acid sequence MPPKSSATPPKESSPLRVVQAAVQSRQFAPVYYLHGDDDYLKDGALHDLLQAAIDPSTRDFNLEQRRGSDLDAESVASLLTTPPMLAERRAVVLRDVTGLKKAARAQLDRYLERPAGDTLLLLVSPAGTKADGALLHASVPLEFAPLTPERVRRWITHHATTVLQVDIADDAAQLLQQAVGNDLHLLAAELDKCASYELGLHEAGVPSGSATRAMIGVEAVAAVVGVRRGETVTDLLDAVARHDAQAAVALVPHVLSQPKMSAVQVVMMLGTQAFALSFGRARRDAGVPTPRLPQEYFAFLKDTGGYPGRPWGEAASAWTKATDGWSAEACARALALLLEADTALKDTRVSNEEQLLTSLVLALCATRSRRAA
- a CDS encoding SPOR domain-containing protein, which gives rise to MTQRFTLTAILLAVFAPGMLPAQSPAPLPASAISPAMDRAVARARAAVDNGDGADARALLDSLVTAAPSGSNDLAEALFWRATLAERVSDAERDWKRLVIDAPLAPRATDALLRLGELEMLRGHPADARTYFARVVREYPAGPAKARSQLWIAKSWVAQRDLPRACVALAEAAATGVPDGELRLQAEEMGRPCATVDRKLIARAQAETGNAAASAATATATTSSAPAPVGSAAAVAPAAAPAASSVPANARYSVQLAAFDTRPEAEASVRQLGARQIDARVDGERKPFRVRSGYFATRAEATAALARFKRAGFNGFVAELVK
- the mutS gene encoding DNA mismatch repair protein MutS, with product MTSGGSGSATPLMQQYREIKARHQDAILFFRMGDFYEMFYDDAEVASRAIGLTLTSRNNGGAAEVPLAGIPVKAAAEYLRRLVQQGHRVAICEQVEDPKLAKGIVKREVIETITPGAVFADDLLDGARANYVCAVAMGRDTVGKQGGRDGERAREQIGVAAADLSTGELRLFLVTAADASAVLARLAPRELLLVRNVAHAELDGALRVVEGALVTEREGWEFDAQLATDELMRQYAIGSLEGFGLGVEDAAVVGAAGALLRYLRELQPGGLPHLARPVVERPGGVMPLDEMTRRNLELVESLRGGEVAGTLLSVLDRTTTPMGQRQLRQWLLAPLLERDAIEARLDAVMVLVRDPVGRATLRDALDGVRDVERLASKAAAGRATPRELRALGDSLARLPQVAAAVHAVLAHANQGGANGGVLARMLHDWDDGADCAAQLTRMLVARPPLLIGDEDTIAPGVDAALDELRALRDGGKDAIATIQQQERARTGISSLKVGYNKVFGYFLEISNANRHLVPDDYQRRQTLTGAERYVTPALKEYEEKVLSAAERIEARERDLFEALRRDAGAAIMRWQAVARRVATIDVLASFADVAEREQYVRPELHDGFDLEITAGRHPVVERMMAREKFIPNDLALTEEAQLIVLTGPNMAGKSTILRQIGLIQLLAQVGAYVPARKARLPIVDRLFTRVGASDNLVRGQSTFMVEMSETSAILHTATKHSLVLLDEIGRGTSTYDGVSIAWSVSEHLHDAIGCKTVFATHYHELTQLANELGGVRNFTVAVREVGDQVLFLHRLIPGGADRSYGIEVGRLAGLPAPVITRAKEVLALLEGEGEQMAARLTADGMQAPASTRRRGPRLKHQLHADQLGFFAEPVTPVDAAATRLKAAVTALDTDSMTPLEALTTLAALKKGAAAP
- a CDS encoding SET domain-containing protein-lysine N-methyltransferase, with the translated sequence MTPARKSPPASPSTVTRKVATTPTAPPAKKVAKKVARKVARKAARKAVRKATPAKPPKSELYEVRRSRIQGRGAFAIKPIRKGQIVDEYWGQRITHEEADRRYDDNEGRHHTFLFVLDENTVLDARFGGNDARFINHSCDPNCETEIERGHIYIKAIKAIAPETELTYDYRFDWQDEYEPEDIRYYACRCGSKKCRGTILRVPVYLRKTAREWLAGNDVKKPRKPVRKRTATQAADHHVLHPHVAERHATRKRR
- a CDS encoding sigma-70 family RNA polymerase sigma factor, which codes for MADLARTKLTSHSTPAVPVREHLRTLEDGDVVSAFLGGEERAFEELVDRYQGRLLNFVYRTIGDRDRAEDLVQEVFIRVYRHIGRFDRSKKFSTWIYTIASNLAKNELRNRSRNPLVLFQTIKAKFEDEERPLQFEDVTSRPDDLFRKRHLRDMVEQTVGQLPAHHREVFVLRELEGKSYEEIADITGVNLGTVKSRLNRARTAFADIIAPLVR
- a CDS encoding NUDIX hydrolase translates to MSEPGKVGGTRVYHGRIISVDLDEVRFPDGSVGTLEMIRHPGASAVVPLLGDSGDDPEVLLIRQYRYAAEQFLYEIPAGRLDPGESPADCARRELQEETGYTATCVEQLFTMYTTPGFTDEKIHLFVATGLVPGEAHREADEFMELVPTRLSHALSMIERGEIQDAKTALALLYAAGFRLS